The following nucleotide sequence is from Corylus avellana chromosome ca7, CavTom2PMs-1.0.
tggtaattacataatttcaaaGGTTttaatgatgaaaaaattgaaatagagggcatcaaaatcccacgtgaaaTGCACCTAGGAtgtttccgtccaattagacgaaaataaGTAACGGAtgatctgaattgaaaatttttgaaatattatggggtacattgccaatttttagacattttgattcaaattgaaaaacctctaaaatttcaggggtaaagtgaatCTAACCCAATAGAGATTTATATTATATGCTAACACATAGTATTTTTAACTGGTTATTAACTTGATGCGTATTTGTTAATAAATTGATTAAGTGGATATATCATAAGCTGACGAAATGgttgttttctttaattttatatatcacTTTGTGGGGCCAAAGCAAGAGAATATATAACCATCTCTTCTCCGCGTGAAAGGTTAATGCATGcagtaatatttaatttaactgGGCCGGAAAGAATAACCTCCTCTTGTCTGCCTGAAAGGTTATATATTGATTGCAGTAAAATCATGGGGTCATGGGTGCAAACTTcctgtattatttattatatatcacCACTTATCTTAAAGGATTATGTTATGCAAGcttatcatattaaattattatttattgtaaaattttaaattgataagaatctaccaatttaattatttaattaatattataacattatTTGAGTGGCAAATTTTCTGATTGgttgaaaatttaaaactaagAAAGTGATGAGTGATTAATTGTTAAGTGTATAGATAAGTAAGGAGTCAATCACATTCATGCCAGGTGTATACTATGAATGAAGCGGCTTGATTTCCTTCTTTCTAAAAGGTAAATTAAAGAGCCTAAGAGGGAGGGACCCTTGAATCACATTCCGTCACAAGTCGTCCATGACAAAACGTTTAATCTTCATATGCAGACATTCATACGccacaaaaatcacaaaaatctgTGATATGAAAGTAAACCTATCGAACCCAGCAaatcacataaataaataataataaataaataaatcgaaAAAAATGTTGGCAATCGTATCAACTTGCGGTGAGAATAAGGCGATCGAACAGAGAGAAACTAGCATACATTAAATGAACTGGATATATGTCTTTTTCTTTCGCCACTCTCTTTCCATACCTTTTTTTTGCCACTAACATGCAAAAGCtgatgttatattataattgTGTCATTGGTCTTCTTTCGTAACTATTCAAATTTCGACCACAAAGTACGTAGCATTTTTTAAATACCATAATTATCATTACCCTACTTGGGCATGCCGAAACCCACTTTACTTCTGCCATAACAATGATCATGTTTCTGTTTCAAAattgagcaattttttttttttttttttaaatcaaaatatttagGAAATTAAACAATTTAATAGACGATTCTTTCACTCTGTTTGCAGCAAGATATATATCCATTCATATCCTTTCCTTGCTTTTCAGCGTTTCTTTACTTTATATTCCACATGTCTCCCCCCATGTCTCTCTCCTAATGAAGTACCTTCTTCTTTCTATAAATCTTAActctctttattctttttatcttcatAGGAGACTCAAacagttttttaatttatctatCTTCTACAATTGGAGATGGCAACAGACTGTGCCAAAGACAAATGGGAACATTCTAATTTAGCGCAAGATGTAtcagaagaagatgaagatttaTCGTTTTGTGATCTACCAGTCATTAACTGTTTGACGAAAGAAGACGACAATCAATCAAGAAAAGAAGACGCTTTGGATATCGAAAACCAGGAAGATCAGTTCGATTTCAGCTCAACGGGCGGCTCTGTTTTGAAAGAGTCTAAAATGTGCGCCGCCGATGAGGTTTTCTTCCAGGGTCGAATCCTCCCACTACGTCTCTCAGTCAGCTCAGACACGGGCTTGCCCCGTTTCCAGcatgatcaaatccaaaaatttaCACGCTCCGAGTCCATGGACCATCGCTCAACGGGTGGGTTCGCCAGCAACAATAGCAGCCGAAGCAGCAGCACAAGAAGCTACAACTCATCAAGCAGCAATAGCTCCAGCAGTACCACCATCAGACGAACAAATTACAAGCCCAAATTTCAAAACGCTTTCCTTACATGCCCAAGTCCGAAACCCCAAATCAAGTTATCCACGACCCACCAAGGTACCGTCGGTATCCGGATCCGGAATTCATCCACGTGGGACTATTTACGGGTGGGCTTGCTTCCCACTCCAGAGATTGGATTGCAAGACCTCAAGGTTCGTAGAAACAGCAGCGTTAACAAAAGTTCCGTCAGCCGTAATAGCAGTCAGGGTAGTAGTAGCAATAGCGTCATCGTCAAAAACAGCGCAAAGATTAGCACCGGTTGTCGAGGCGAAAAACAGAGGACGCCGGGATTCTTGGAGAAGGGCATCGGGGGATTGCTGAATGGTTGCAAGTGTTTGGATGAAACAGTTTCGTCAAAAGCAGTCATCATTAAGAGCAGTAACGCAAATAACAACAATAGTGAAAGTAGCGCAACGCATgcgaagaaagaaaaattgttggAGGTGAAGATGAAAAAGAAGGACGAAAAGCAGCAGCTGCAGGGAAAGCAAGCCATGTCACGCCATCGAACGTCTGAGTGGCTAAAGGAGCTTCCGCATGCAGTCTATCCTCCAGAGGGTCAGACtgattaacaaaataaaatatgctTCGATCGCATGCCTGTATTCCTTTTAGTttcattgtctttttgtttttgttttggactTTAGTTTAAATTAGATTATGATTTTCCAGTGGGGCTCTGTTATCAAGAACTCTCCCTTTCCTGAGGGAACGAGGttgttatcttcttttttttttttcttctttttttttttggaggggcaGAGAGTGTAGAGTAAAATTAATGATTGAGGTTTGTAGCCGTGATGGGTGGAAATGACGCACCTCTCAACAGAGGTGACGGTGTTGGCGGTGGTGCTTGTCATGATTAAAGTGTGAGCTTTGATGCTTTATGGGTGGATGGTGTCGAACGTGGAAAATAGCATTTCATGACTATCACAAGGCCACACCATAGGGAGACATGCAGACAGACAGTGGGAGCTAATTAAAGAAAAAGCTTGTGTCAACGATAAATGGAAAAAAGTTGGTTGGAAAAATTGAATTGAagatattagaaaataaaaggcaaatTATTGGTTTAAGAGCATTTTGGTTGCGCTAGCAGCCAAATGTAGTAAAAATTAGCACCCAATATATCTTAAATAGCAAAAACGAAAGCTACTTATTAGTATTAGCCAATTTTGGTTATCAATGTAGCTTAATAAttcacaaataaattaataataaaaaatttagtatgATTCTCTCTTTTCCCTTAAAGTGGTTGaccttaaaaataaagattgcGATGCAGgtgttttgagaaaattattagctaaaataaaaaatggtagaGAGTGATGACTAGTTAGACTGTTTTCTCATCTAGGGGGTGGCTCAACTACTCCTTAACTTCTCAAGGTAGCTCGACTAACCTTGTAGCCGTATGAGTTTTTTAAGGTGGCTTTAACCTTTTGGGTTGAATGAAAGAGTTTTCGGGGGTAACTCAAGCCACTAGTTAAGGAGATAATTACTTGAAAGTTTACTaagagtatattaatatacatattataaCACAATTTATAgtacaaaaacttaaaataatgaACTTGGGTCTATTtagatatattaattattatttctctttatacTTTATCAATTTAGAACACAGCACTTATAATGCACTTACAAAATCATCCCCTAACTTTTTGGGGTGGGCTAACCGCCCACAAGACTTCTTCAAGGGTGGTTggacccccccccccccaggTAAAGGGTTGAGGAAGTggtccaattttatttttttttaacaagttattttgtttaaatttgagGTCACATTTTGTACAAATGGAAACATTTTATTGGTCTCTGATGGCTTTTTGTACAAGTTGCAAAagttttattaagtttttaaacCATAAATAATTAATGGAAGTAGCAAATTGATAAACCTAGAAAGTACAAGGTTTCAAAGgaatagttcaatcggctgtaaaTTACGTCTCATAAAGCGGATGTCATTAGTTTTAATTCTCCAtccccttccccttcccttgtgtgaacgtgtgaaaaaaaaaaaaaaaagtacaaatatcaattttctcagtttttaaaattagtacCTTTTTTATAAAGAGATAAATCATAGGTATCAATAATGCATTTAAGCCTGTGTGATGTTTTATGTTGATATTTCTTATAACCACACATTTGAACTAGTGCTCTTGATATTTATAGGAAATGCGATATCCGAAATAAGgctatttttgttattttgcatGAGAAAAGTGATTTCAGAACTATTGAGCACTGTTCCCATACAgtaaaatgcaaaataatagTTTCTAATattgaaaataacataataataatgaaaaaaaaaaaaaaaaaagaagaagaagaagaagaagaagataaggcTTAAACtatgttttacttttatctATTAAAGATTCATAGGGCCTAAACTATTACTACGAGATCTATGAATTGTACTTTTAGATACTGTACCCAAACAACTGTACAGACttgtttggaaagaaaatacaaaagctGTGGAAATGTTTCGGCCTTCACTCGGGAAAAAAGGCCCCATTTGAGTGTAGTTGTGATTTTCATGGTCGGGCCGTCTCTAAATCCATAAAATTAAGCCCACAAAATCACTGATTTTTCTGAGCGAGTACGGACCTTATCTTCCGGTCTGTTTGATGCCGGAAGGAaatcatatatttattttataaattttttaatattattcttgATTACTCCCCTAAAAATTCAATCGGAGAATTAAATAGGGGTCTAGAAATGTTTGCATAGGTGGGCCGCCTTGAAGACAGCTTGGGAACATGTTGCAGCACCCCAGGACCCACATcccaatttttctttctctacccaaattttagaaaattcagatttttttttttttttttttcgaggaAATCTAAATCCAAAATTGTTGGAGAACGAGATCTGTTTTGTTCCATCCATCAATTTAGACATTAATTGGTGTAGACGTAAAGTCTGGTAACCAGGCTGTGGATTTAGCAATTCcccattttttaagttaaagAATTCTAAATTTCCAGACCTAGTCTAGAAGTTGAAAAGTTTTAAAGCATACCAAATCAAAGTCAAACGTTGTTGAAATGGGATGCCCTATTTTTCTACTCTTTCCCAGGATTTGTTGGCACTTTTGCGTATTgatatgggttttatttgtctGAAATTCTGGGAAATTACAAGCATTTGTTGTTTGCTAAAACGTGACAGAAaacttatatatgtattttatatatcaaattaatattttaatttgacacGCATCTTTTTCCAACTCCAggaattttaaacaaaatagatAGGAATAGATTCttctcaattatttatttacttataagAGATAGCATTTGCCgactgttttgttttttatcacATAAAATTGTTGTAGATTAATATAAAGCCCATCTACATTTAGACACAAAGGccacatatttttcaaaacctttttcttttttttcttttttttcaaaacaaaaatattaatgaagtacttaaaaacaaaatacttaaaattatatattttttatattatatcagaacattttttttttttttttaaaaaaaaaccccaataaaaattaacaaatcaaGCCAATCATTCCATAGTGGACTGATGCCTAGATCTTTAAATTAAGACACGCGTCACCGTCTAGCCTTTGGTAAAACAAATGGATTAGAAAAATGGGAACgtaaaaaaaagtttcaaaacaAATAGCGGTAGCTGTATTATCTCCATGATTTTCAAGGACTCGGCTTTTGACTTATTCATCGACCAGGTAGTGGAGACGACTTCCGGTGACTTCGCTGCCGCACCAATGAAAAAAAACATCAGAGGTTAACAAAGATTTATTAAACTTATGggtgaagaaaaataaaataattaattaaaataaatgtaatgagtaataatgaatgagttacatatcaatttaataaaatttttgttagtAACAAATTTAGTATctctaatatttttataatagaaATGGCTACATAGCTATTCTTACCAGCTCAACCGCCTTCATGGTTGGCCGCACGACTGTTCTTTCCCTCTTTAAGATGGTCACACAATTATATGAGCTTAACTTTTGCAGAAATATGAGTTAATTGATTGTTTATAAATATTATGAGTGACACTATTAATTAACTCTTAgattagtttttattaaacaaaaaatcaataatgGATTAACAATACCACATCGTCATAGTGGGATAATAGTAGAATGAGAGCTTGATATatagtattaaatttttaaaaaatattcttacaacAAAATAAGAGTATAGTTTGAGAAGTAGTTTATGTtaaatgaattatttgttaatgtatttatttGTAATCAATAAATATCGAAAGAGCAATCTCTACAtttccattttatattttagagGTAATTACTTTTTGTCCTCATGAATTACAGTGTCTAAGCACTTTTCTTCCATAAACTACTAATTATGACACCTgatcccatcaaactatcatcttatgacaaaaagcccaTTCCCGTCAGTCGAAGAGGTTAAAATTAACCGTCAatggtcatgtgcaagtcatgtgccattttaaattttttttcttccacttttgccttcattttaaattattttcatgtgttgaattagggtttaggagggtataagTGTCATTTTTTCGGTCTGAAATTAGGacaaaagttgaagaaaaaaatttaaaatggctcATGAtttgcacatgaccgttgattgtcaattttaactCTTTTGAATGATGGAATGAGGttttttatcataaaatgatagtttaataGGACCAGGTGTCATAATTaatagttcataaaaaaaaaaatatacaaaaaaatacaaaaacattgTAGTTCATTTGGgcaaaaaagtaattacccctatattttattttaccacGTATCGCTGATATTGATAGCCGGCCAGTACGAGTTCAACGTTCAAGTGAAAACGTGCTTCAGCTTCACCCTTGCCAGAAGtcaacattttttaaaaccgtGGAAATATGCCCCTAACACATATTGAAGACATGGCAATTTTGACTCGTAGGTTGGATCTAAATTCTGGTATATCCTTCTTCTACACCTGACATTTGgatctctttctttgtttttttttttttttttttgaaatggacaTTTGGATCCTCTAGTTTCTACTACAAGACCGCCAAAATTTTATAATCTATGGTCTCtccaactttttaaaaaaatctgtgggctatttaaattcaataactTAGATAATTGGATCTTGATATTGATGACAAAAAAGATATAATATGAAGTTATGGTAAATCTTATATTTAATTCATTCAATCAAATAATAGACGTATCTTTCAAGGGCTTAAGTAGCactaataagaattttttttaataaataaaaatatttagagTAGTATAATTTATAtcacaatttatatatatatatatatataaattgttgtTACAGTTCATTattaataattaacaatatataattaataagtcaactactaattaattaaaaaatttacttaattattttattaattatacttTTGTGTTAACTTGTAAAATGATTCTTTTGTAGAAATAATTGCACTCCAAATAATACTAATTACACTATTATAAATAAAACTTAAATAGAATTATTTCATAATTGTTCAAATTGACAAATTCCGAGTCAAGGAATAAGACTCCCCCCTATCTGACAAAGCCCTGGATAAGTTTTCCTCAGTCTCCACATCAACGCCACCTAGGAATTTCCTTTCACTTTGAGCCGTCTGTTTGTCCAAACACATACGCAAACAGTGAGTGCTCTGCCTCTCCTGCCTGCGGACCCCACTGccatatttttctaattacaaaacaaaacaaaaaaaaattgtccaaacacaattttgtttttttgtttttgtttttttgtttttttttttaagtaactcccacaaaattaaattaaaaccaAACAGAGTCTCATAGTCTTTGGTCCTCCACCTAAGACCCCCGAAGCACGCACCTTTTAACGcggaaattctctctctctctctctctccctctctgtctctctgtgtTCTTAACGCGGCATTCCCACGTTTCTTTATTCAATCCATTTTCTTTATTCAAAGCTCGTCACCTACCAAACCCACGTATTTTCTAACTAATTTGCAAGAATCAAAGGTCGTACAGAACTCATTTTCACAACCCAGAAACCAAAAGAGccgaacagagagagagagagagagagatgttggaGCAGTGCTGGAGGCCACTGGAGAGTTGCTTTGGATGGGGGCGGAAAGGGGATGAGCTTCTATGGGACACGAACCTCAAGCCTCACGCTTTGGGGGACTACTCGATCGCGGTGGTGCAAGCCAACTCGTACCTTGAAGACCAGGGACAGGTGTTCACCTCTCCTTCCGCCACGTACATCGGTGTCTACGACGGCCATGGCGGCCCCGAAGCTGCTCGCTTCATCACCCACCATCTCCTCCCTTTCCTTCACAGTAAGTTTACTAACCCATCTGATAGTTTCTTTGCTTTGGTACggtatttcaatttcaattgaaaatataatcctgttggaaaatgaaagaaaatcagAAGTCTGAATCTTGGGTTTGATCATCTGGAACTTGAAAATCATTAACATTACAATTTTGCTTAGCTGAGCTGGGTGGCTGGCTAGCTTTAGCTATTCCGTTCTGTCAGTTTTTAATTTCCAGCAATCAAATAGAGGGTTATTTTTAGAAAATCGTATTTGTAATCACAATTGGCCAAGATAAATTagcttctttttcattttaagaatttaaaattgtttctctttctctttttttttttttttttattggttacCCTCAGAGTTTGCAACAGAACAGGGTGGATTGTCAGAGGATGTTATCAAGAAGGCATTTGATGCCACAGAAGAGGGATTCTTACACTTGGTGAAGCGATCGTTGCCTTCTCGGCCGCAGATTGCTTCAGTGGGTTCATGTTGTCTTCTTGGGGTTATTTCAAATGATGTTTTGTATGTGGCTAATCTCGGCGACTCGAGGGCGGTTCTGGGCCGCCGAGAGTCAGAAGGACGGGGAAATAGTCCGGTGGTGGCGGAGCGGTTATCTACTGATCATAATGTTGGAGTGGAGGAGGTGAGGAAAGAAGTCAAGGCACTTCACCCTGATGATTCACACATTGTGGTGTATACCCAGGGAGTTTGGCGAATCAAGGGCATTATTCAGGTAAGAATCGTGGTTTTGTCTTCTTTCTGCTTTGTATCTCTATGATGGGTCTGATTGAAGTTAGCTTTGATAGTTTAAGTTTTTCTTTCTGCAAATTGATATGATCTATATGTGGGTCTAATGGTGTTCTGTATGTGCAGAGATTACTTCACAAAATCAATTTGAGTTGATGTATATAGGaattcataaatatttttttaattatgttatcTTTCTGCCGTGCTGGTGTGAATTATATGTGTCAGAATTTGATTATACAACCATTTGGACGTCAGTTTCCCTATGTGCTATATGATGGTCTTTTAGTGTTTAGGACACTGTTTTTTGCCAGTATGTGCTCTGTTGGATTGCTCAAGTAGAGTTTGCATTTTTCCGAAGTTTGAATGACAAgttctttcaaatttaaattcttgGTTTGCTTTAAGTGGTGTATCAGAATTTGGTAAAATGTGAAGCTGTGTGACACAAGTAATCGTGGATTTGGAGATTCATACAGATATAAAAGACATCTGGTTATGCTATTCTTGGGGATTTTATGGTCATCTCACTTTTGGAATTAAGCCTGTAGGCTGTTGCCTTGCAGCCAGTTTTAGTGgttttatataaaacataagACACTTTTCATatctctttcaattttattggttAAACTCTCATAGGCATAGAGAAATAGACAATGCGCTTTGTGATTTTGATGCAATGAGTTATACGGAGAGGAGATGCCCTTTATTGTTTCCTGCTATGGTAACACCTGGCACGGATAATATGATATgattaagaaaatgatttttatcttctttttatctACTTTCCTTTTGCAAAATTGAAAGTCTTTAAGTTGATCCTGAACTTTATAAAGAGGGCACTAGAAAAGAATGCTATGTCTTGTTTGAGATCAATGACAAACCATGGAGatatttgtcttttaaaaaattgattttgctCTTATTAGGTGTATCATGTGAAGTACAACTCTTTGGGCATATAGATTCTTAAAGAAATTCTTTCCTAAAGGGCCTGAACAAAATGTGGAAGTCCTTATCTTCTGTTATCCTTGCTAGTCAAACTTTCTGATGTGGGTGGAATATGTCCTGCTATCTTCACAAGTTCACATATTCTGGCTTTTTGGCCTCTCTTTCAGACAGCTAAGATCAAGTATGATAATGGGATGCACCTGATGACACAAATTGGTCATTATCACGTGGGGACATTTATCTATATGTGATCAAAGTATGCTTTTGAATTTTGTTAGCAATTGAGAGCCAAAACATTAGGTTTCTGGCCATAGTCGAAATCATACATAAATGGATAAATTTATGTATTTCAGCACCATATTGATAGGCTTTAATCCACTTATAGCTGTTTAAGTGGATTTACCTTGATAGCTGCCTCCTTATCTCTAGGTAATGAATTTTGTGTATATAATCCTAAGGCTGGAAAgtcattaaatttatgttttccCTTCATAGGTCTCAAGATCAATTGGAGATGTCTATCTGAAGAAACCCGAGTTTAACAGAGATCCTCTTTTCCATCACTTTGGATTACCCATTCCTTTAAAAAGGCCTGTAATGACGGCAGAACCCTCAATAGTGAATCGAAAGCTAAAACCAAATGACATGTTTTTGATATTTGCATCGGACGGTCTCTGGGAGCATTTAAGCGATGAAGCAGCTGTTGAAATTGTCTTCAAAAACCCAAGAGTTGTAAGTTGCTGCCAAATTGTATTTGTGCTCTCTTATTTTCTCTGCTACTGTCAAGTGTCAATACATATTTCCGCCTTTTACCATTACAACACAGTTTATGGATCTCTATTTCGAACTTGTTATGTTATATAAAAAGATATTAAGAGCTG
It contains:
- the LOC132187744 gene encoding uncharacterized protein LOC132187744 — its product is MATDCAKDKWEHSNLAQDVSEEDEDLSFCDLPVINCLTKEDDNQSRKEDALDIENQEDQFDFSSTGGSVLKESKMCAADEVFFQGRILPLRLSVSSDTGLPRFQHDQIQKFTRSESMDHRSTGGFASNNSSRSSSTRSYNSSSSNSSSSTTIRRTNYKPKFQNAFLTCPSPKPQIKLSTTHQGTVGIRIRNSSTWDYLRVGLLPTPEIGLQDLKVRRNSSVNKSSVSRNSSQGSSSNSVIVKNSAKISTGCRGEKQRTPGFLEKGIGGLLNGCKCLDETVSSKAVIIKSSNANNNNSESSATHAKKEKLLEVKMKKKDEKQQLQGKQAMSRHRTSEWLKELPHAVYPPEGQTD
- the LOC132187761 gene encoding probable protein phosphatase 2C 63, which translates into the protein MLEQCWRPLESCFGWGRKGDELLWDTNLKPHALGDYSIAVVQANSYLEDQGQVFTSPSATYIGVYDGHGGPEAARFITHHLLPFLHKFATEQGGLSEDVIKKAFDATEEGFLHLVKRSLPSRPQIASVGSCCLLGVISNDVLYVANLGDSRAVLGRRESEGRGNSPVVAERLSTDHNVGVEEVRKEVKALHPDDSHIVVYTQGVWRIKGIIQVSRSIGDVYLKKPEFNRDPLFHHFGLPIPLKRPVMTAEPSIVNRKLKPNDMFLIFASDGLWEHLSDEAAVEIVFKNPRVGIAKRLVRTALHEAARKREMRYEDIQRIEKGVRRHFHDDITVIVVYLDHSRGSPNGLKHHSLPNCTNAPVDIFSLNADVDDPEVPLHPIS